A section of the Flaviflexus equikiangi genome encodes:
- the glgX gene encoding glycogen debranching protein GlgX, with translation MTRTTRHRIAPSRYVARAPEPTLRGSTHPSDLGVTVRPGGVDVAIIATHASLVEFCAVDRDPDGTIHERRFALNGPRLGVWTGFVPGIKPGQHYGFRVHGRWDPDAGMRHNPAKLLLDPYGRGVAGGYDLGPACFSHEVDDDLAPVPGPRVINNLDSAPHVPHSVVVDEAFDGHVTHLDTPWDSTVLYEAHVRGLTMTMPGVPQHLRGTYAGVAHPATIRHLQRLGVTAIELLPIQAKLSEPFLVEKGFENYWGYNTLGFFSPEPSYATAAAQAEGPSAVLREVKGMVSLLHEAGIEVILDVVYNHTCEAGIDGPTLSWRGLGESTYYLQTSTTPVDFIDVTGTGNSLDFRLRRVIQMSLDSLRYWVEKVGVDGFRFDLAVTLGRQGREFNSHHPFFVAMTTDPVLRSRKLINEPWDIGPNGWRTGQFPAPTADWNDRFRNAVRSFWLTDQHHQAQGHRPHDSRELVTRLSGSADLFSRGRIPGGRGTFASINFITAHDGFTLRDLVTYNDKHNEANDEGNRDGSNDNRSWNHGTEGPDPELRAARLKSMRNLMATLVLSAGTPMLTAGDEIARTQHGNNNAYCQDSSLSWIDWQTEEWQDDFLATVAYLLRLRREHTVFRPTGFFTGTPRAEDSIPDVTWIDRDGREMPAWKWFEPTSRSFQMLRSGGGHDVDALVVINGLNEDTEFTLPIGRGRPFDLVWDSASARPEIFNDLQDPGSRILLEAQSIRLYLSNPA, from the coding sequence GTGACTCGAACAACCCGACACCGTATCGCGCCATCCCGCTACGTCGCGAGAGCTCCCGAACCCACACTCCGGGGGTCGACCCACCCGAGTGATCTCGGTGTGACCGTGCGCCCGGGAGGGGTGGATGTTGCGATCATTGCGACGCATGCCTCGCTCGTCGAGTTCTGCGCCGTCGACCGTGATCCCGATGGGACGATCCACGAACGTCGGTTTGCTCTCAACGGACCCCGGCTCGGGGTGTGGACCGGTTTCGTTCCCGGTATCAAGCCCGGCCAGCACTATGGTTTCCGTGTTCATGGGCGGTGGGATCCGGACGCTGGGATGAGACACAACCCTGCCAAGCTGCTTCTCGACCCCTACGGGCGCGGTGTGGCAGGCGGCTACGATCTGGGGCCGGCCTGTTTCTCCCACGAGGTTGACGATGATCTCGCTCCTGTTCCTGGCCCGCGTGTCATCAACAATCTTGACTCCGCGCCCCACGTGCCCCATTCGGTCGTCGTCGATGAGGCCTTCGACGGTCATGTCACGCATCTCGACACCCCGTGGGATTCCACGGTCCTCTATGAGGCTCACGTGCGCGGATTGACGATGACGATGCCGGGGGTTCCGCAGCACCTGCGCGGCACCTATGCGGGGGTTGCGCACCCCGCTACGATCCGTCATCTCCAGCGCCTCGGCGTCACCGCGATCGAGCTCCTTCCCATCCAGGCCAAGCTCTCGGAACCGTTCCTCGTGGAGAAGGGCTTCGAGAACTACTGGGGCTATAACACGCTCGGCTTCTTCTCCCCCGAACCGTCCTATGCGACAGCCGCAGCCCAGGCGGAGGGCCCCTCCGCTGTCCTGCGCGAAGTCAAGGGCATGGTTTCCCTCCTCCACGAGGCAGGCATCGAGGTCATCCTCGATGTCGTCTACAACCACACGTGCGAGGCCGGTATCGATGGGCCAACCCTGTCCTGGCGAGGATTGGGCGAGTCCACCTATTATCTCCAGACGTCGACGACGCCCGTCGATTTCATCGACGTGACCGGCACGGGCAACTCTCTCGACTTCCGCCTGCGACGGGTGATCCAGATGTCGCTCGATTCCCTCCGCTACTGGGTGGAGAAGGTCGGGGTGGACGGGTTCCGTTTCGACCTGGCCGTGACTCTCGGACGCCAGGGACGGGAGTTCAACTCCCATCATCCGTTCTTCGTCGCCATGACGACCGACCCGGTTCTCCGTTCGCGCAAGCTCATCAACGAACCGTGGGATATCGGTCCGAATGGTTGGCGGACAGGCCAGTTCCCGGCTCCCACGGCGGACTGGAACGATCGGTTCCGCAACGCGGTCCGCTCCTTCTGGCTGACGGATCAGCACCATCAGGCGCAGGGCCACCGCCCCCACGACTCCCGTGAGCTCGTCACCCGCCTCTCGGGGTCAGCCGATCTCTTCTCGCGCGGCCGCATTCCAGGAGGGCGCGGCACCTTCGCCTCCATCAACTTCATTACCGCTCATGACGGTTTCACGCTGCGTGATCTCGTCACGTACAACGACAAGCACAACGAGGCGAACGATGAGGGTAACAGGGACGGGTCGAATGACAATCGTTCCTGGAATCACGGCACGGAGGGCCCGGATCCGGAGCTGCGGGCGGCGCGCCTCAAGTCAATGAGGAACCTCATGGCCACGCTCGTCCTCTCGGCGGGAACACCGATGCTGACCGCCGGGGACGAGATCGCACGCACCCAGCACGGCAACAACAATGCCTACTGCCAAGACAGCTCCCTGTCGTGGATCGACTGGCAGACAGAGGAGTGGCAGGACGACTTCTTGGCCACCGTCGCCTACCTCCTGCGCCTGCGCCGCGAACACACAGTCTTCCGGCCCACCGGTTTCTTCACGGGCACGCCCCGAGCGGAGGATTCGATCCCCGACGTCACGTGGATCGACAGGGACGGGCGGGAGATGCCGGCCTGGAAATGGTTCGAACCGACGTCACGATCCTTCCAGATGCTGCGGTCGGGAGGCGGGCACGATGTGGACGCACTCGTCGTCATCAACGGTCTGAACGAAGACACCGAGTTCACCCTCCCGATCGGTCGCGGGCGTCCCTTCGACCTCGTGTGGGATTCAGCGTCCGCACGGCCAGAGATCTTCAACGATCTGCAGGACCCGGGATCGCGTATCCTCCTCGAGGCGCAGTCGATTCGTCTTTACCTCTCCAACCCTGCCTAA
- the trpS gene encoding tryptophan--tRNA ligase, which translates to MHSDEIANLESTVDEASLRRSERLSDELKAKIQEDASPFRMLTGDRPTGRLHLGHYFGSLKNRVELQKQGVDSWFIVADYQVITDRDAVGEIKDRVFGLVTDYLAVGIDPAKAVIFPHSQIPALNELVLPFLSIVTDSELRRNPTVKAELDASGNRPMSGLLLTYPVHQAADILFCKANVVPVGKDQLPHLEQARVIAQRFDKRYGRPAGATHPIFPRPQALLSEAPSVLGLDGQKMSKSRGNTIELGMSADETAKLLKKAVTDSERRITYDPVNRPEVSNLVQLTALATNRDPHEVADEIGDGGAGTLKRVTTEAINEMMAPIRARRLEIENDQAIVEQVLRDGIARATEQAEETLREVHEALHMIYLS; encoded by the coding sequence ATGCACAGTGACGAGATTGCGAATCTCGAGTCGACAGTCGACGAGGCCTCGCTCCGCAGGTCCGAGAGGCTCAGCGATGAGCTGAAGGCCAAGATCCAGGAAGATGCGTCGCCGTTCAGGATGCTGACCGGGGATCGCCCCACTGGGCGCCTCCATCTCGGACACTACTTCGGCTCCCTCAAGAACCGCGTCGAGCTCCAGAAGCAGGGCGTGGACAGCTGGTTCATCGTTGCCGACTACCAGGTCATCACGGACCGCGATGCTGTCGGTGAGATCAAGGACCGCGTCTTCGGGCTCGTCACCGACTATCTCGCGGTCGGCATCGATCCGGCCAAGGCCGTGATCTTCCCCCATTCGCAGATCCCCGCGCTCAACGAGCTCGTCCTGCCCTTCCTGTCGATCGTCACGGACTCCGAGCTGCGGCGCAATCCCACCGTGAAGGCAGAGCTCGACGCATCCGGCAACCGTCCCATGTCCGGCCTGCTCCTCACCTACCCCGTCCATCAGGCCGCCGACATCCTGTTCTGCAAGGCCAATGTTGTTCCGGTCGGCAAGGATCAGCTTCCCCACCTCGAGCAGGCCCGGGTGATCGCACAGCGCTTCGACAAGCGGTACGGCCGTCCCGCGGGTGCGACGCATCCGATCTTCCCGCGCCCCCAGGCGCTCCTCTCCGAGGCGCCCTCGGTGCTCGGATTGGACGGGCAGAAGATGTCCAAGTCTCGCGGCAACACGATCGAGCTGGGGATGAGCGCGGACGAGACGGCGAAGCTGCTGAAGAAGGCCGTGACCGACTCCGAGCGTCGAATCACCTACGACCCGGTCAACCGCCCCGAGGTGTCCAACCTTGTCCAGCTGACAGCTCTCGCAACCAACCGGGATCCGCACGAGGTCGCGGACGAGATCGGTGATGGTGGGGCGGGCACCCTCAAGCGCGTCACGACGGAGGCGATCAACGAGATGATGGCGCCGATCCGTGCGCGGCGTCTCGAGATCGAGAACGATCAGGCCATTGTCGAGCAGGTGCTTCGCGATGGCATCGCTCGAGCAACAGAGCAGGCGGAGGAGACTCTCCGCGAAGTGCACGAAGCGCTGCACATGATCTACCTGTCCTGA
- a CDS encoding maltotransferase domain-containing protein, whose product MSQRPQRAPFAAVGRIPIVDVSPVIEDGRWPAKATVGEAFPVRATVFREGHDAWSVEAVLTRPDGTEAQRVRMVDTRPGLDRYEGWLVPDAMGRWSFHIESWSDPYRTWEHDATIKIAAGVDEQLMIDEGITVLERALVGMPEGSAEATTIDAAVQALKGEGAPSELLPHGTSDAVRAALERYPLRDMLTLSAEYEVKVDREAALYGSWYEFFPRSTGAFQNTDGTWVSGTLKTAADELDRIKDMGFTVAYLTPIHPIGSTNRKGRNNTLTAYPGDPGSPYGIGSAEGGHDAIHPDLGTFDDFDAFVAKARSLDLEVALDIALQASPDHPWVSEHPEWFTTRADGTIAYAENPPKKYQDIYPLNFDNDPEGIYIAIRDMLEVWVDHGVTIFRIDNPHTKPLVFWHRLLLEFEEKHPEVIFLAEAFTKPPMLQTLGAIGFHQSYNYFAWRNEREEIEEYLTELAYETDHLVRPAFWPTTHDILTPYMQRGGVPAFAIRAILAATGAPTWGIYSGYELAENIARPGAEEQIDNEKYQFKARDYALGESTGLTPLLTKLNAIRAAHPALQRLRNVTIHPTTSDKIICFSKKTRPGEGPQDTVIVVLNIDPFITHDALIDLDLSALVDGYDGGSITVDDELSGETYTWGHRPFVRLDPHGSAAHILSVRVS is encoded by the coding sequence GTGTCGCAGCGCCCCCAGCGGGCACCCTTCGCCGCTGTCGGGCGCATCCCCATCGTCGACGTGTCCCCCGTGATCGAAGACGGCAGGTGGCCTGCCAAGGCGACCGTGGGAGAAGCGTTCCCCGTCCGGGCAACCGTGTTCCGGGAGGGGCACGATGCGTGGTCGGTCGAGGCGGTTCTCACGCGCCCCGATGGCACCGAAGCCCAGCGTGTCCGGATGGTCGATACGAGGCCGGGCCTGGACCGGTACGAGGGCTGGCTCGTTCCTGACGCGATGGGCCGGTGGTCCTTCCACATCGAATCCTGGTCCGATCCCTACCGCACGTGGGAGCACGATGCCACGATCAAGATCGCGGCGGGTGTCGACGAGCAGCTCATGATCGATGAGGGAATCACCGTCCTCGAGCGGGCCCTCGTGGGGATGCCGGAGGGATCTGCCGAAGCGACGACGATCGACGCTGCCGTTCAGGCCTTGAAGGGTGAGGGTGCACCCTCGGAGCTCCTCCCCCACGGCACATCCGATGCTGTCAGGGCAGCGCTCGAGCGCTACCCGCTGCGGGACATGCTGACACTGTCTGCCGAGTATGAGGTGAAGGTCGACCGGGAGGCGGCACTCTACGGCTCCTGGTATGAGTTCTTCCCCCGTTCCACGGGAGCCTTCCAGAACACTGACGGCACGTGGGTGTCGGGGACGCTGAAGACGGCCGCTGACGAGCTCGACCGGATCAAGGACATGGGTTTCACGGTCGCCTATCTCACGCCGATCCACCCCATCGGTTCGACGAACCGCAAGGGTCGCAACAATACTCTGACCGCATATCCCGGCGATCCGGGATCCCCGTACGGCATCGGCTCAGCCGAAGGCGGCCACGACGCGATTCACCCGGATCTCGGCACGTTCGACGATTTCGACGCATTTGTCGCAAAGGCTCGTTCCCTCGATCTTGAGGTTGCTCTCGACATCGCCCTCCAGGCCTCTCCCGATCATCCCTGGGTGAGCGAGCATCCCGAATGGTTCACGACTCGCGCGGACGGCACCATCGCCTACGCCGAGAATCCGCCGAAGAAATATCAAGACATCTACCCTCTGAACTTCGACAATGATCCCGAGGGCATCTACATCGCCATCCGCGACATGCTCGAGGTGTGGGTGGATCACGGCGTGACGATCTTCCGGATCGACAACCCCCACACGAAGCCTCTCGTCTTCTGGCATCGCCTTCTCCTCGAGTTCGAGGAGAAGCACCCGGAGGTGATCTTCCTTGCGGAGGCCTTCACGAAGCCTCCCATGCTTCAAACCCTCGGTGCGATCGGCTTCCATCAGTCCTACAACTATTTCGCGTGGCGTAACGAGCGGGAAGAGATCGAGGAGTACCTGACGGAGCTCGCGTACGAGACGGACCATCTCGTCCGGCCCGCGTTCTGGCCGACCACACACGATATTCTGACGCCGTATATGCAGCGCGGGGGTGTGCCAGCATTCGCGATCCGGGCGATCCTGGCCGCGACGGGTGCCCCCACGTGGGGAATCTACTCCGGCTACGAGTTGGCGGAGAACATTGCCCGTCCCGGGGCCGAGGAGCAGATCGACAACGAGAAGTATCAGTTCAAGGCGCGTGACTATGCCCTCGGCGAGTCGACGGGACTCACGCCCTTGTTGACGAAGCTCAATGCGATCCGTGCCGCACACCCCGCGCTCCAACGCCTGCGCAACGTGACGATCCATCCGACCACGTCGGACAAGATCATCTGCTTCTCGAAGAAGACCCGCCCCGGGGAGGGCCCGCAGGATACCGTCATCGTTGTTCTCAACATCGACCCGTTCATCACCCACGACGCTCTCATCGACCTGGACCTGTCGGCCTTGGTCGATGGCTATGATGGTGGGTCCATCACCGTTGATGACGAGCTGTCGGGCGAGACATACACGTGGGGCCATCGTCCGTTCGTTCGTCTCGATCCGCATGGTTCAGCCGCCCACATCCTGTCAGTGAGGGTTTCGTGA